TTAGTTTGTTCTTGTCTCTTTTGTGCTCGTAAATTACtttgttcaacaatttcatcattaaaTGGAGTAATAATACCTAAAAACACGGAAATATCATATCCATGTTGGAAAATTGGGGTTAATATTGGTCTAGTCACTTGTGGgaagaaatcaatcaattgaaatgtATCTGAAGCATCACCAATCATAATAGAACTATTTTGCATATCAATGGAAGAACCATTATTACCactatttgttgttgttgttgatgttgttgttgttgctatGGGTAATGTAGGTTCAGTATTTAATGATTGGAAAAAtcttaaataaaaatatgaTACGAAAAAACTACCAATTGAAGGAATAGCAGGATATAATGATTgactaataataattgaccATAAACTAAGGAATATTATTAAAGCAAATGGAACATGTTTCACtctaaaattaattaaaccttgaaataaaacaatattatGTTCCggaatcaattgtttacaaaccaccaaaaatccaaaataaTACGATATTCCTCCACCTAATGGTTGATCCATATTTTTACCATCTTGTCTAATAATATTCGAAATAATAGCAATTATCACCGTGATTAAATTAGTTATACTACCAACTATAATCACAAATTTTATTACTTCTAAATAATTACCCCAAAATCTTTCAGCAAATTTACTACCAATATATAACACcacaaatgaaaatataaatgatATTATACTAATTTCAGCAAATATTGACAAAATTAGAACCCAAGGGTTATATATGGTTGATCTtggaattaattgaataaaagaaattttaacATCATGAAGTTTGATTTCCTCCAGTGATGATTGTaatgattgaaattgttgatattttaatactaataataatattgatattcCAGTTAATAATCCAAGTAAAATCTTGGATGATTTTGGTAATTTATGTCCTCTTAAAATACTCATAATCTATAATGTCTCAACCCTCTTcccaaaaaacaaaaaaaaaaaaaatttgcaattaattgaaaaactaGTAGACTTGGTAGATTTGGTATGTTTTatagaaattgaattagtATCTtctgttattgttgttgttattgtttacTCTTTGTATGGGTTGGTATAGTATATAACTTTGATTCAGTATTCCgtgctttttttttttttgactttgtcgttgttgtttaataaatctttTATGGTCGTGTTCGGGTGTACAActttttctattgttagagaaaaaaaaaaattttgaaaacaactATCGCGACTTTGTTACTCTTCCATCACTCCCCCTCCTCCTATTATCAGACCacccaccaccaccaccaccaactaACAAACCTACAATTACAtaacaaataaaacaaacaaacaaaaaatactGTATACAtatagatagatagatagatagatagataaAAACAAGTAATATAtttatgtatatatataaaaacaactgtgtaataataataataatgataatataataatataatatgaaaaaaaaaaagaaaaaacaaaaactaataTATAAAGTTACATTTGGAAATAATCCTTTCCCCCGTTTTActgttttttattttcttttcttcttttcaaaaaaaaaattcttaaaaaaaaacaaaaaccaaaatttatgaataaatgaaataattataaatgaataaacCACTTCCGCCCCCCACTTAATCTCTTAAACTCTTAAACTCTGAATGGATTTGTAGAATAAGGGGTGGTAGTTCCAGTAAAACGAGTACTCAAATAACTCCAAGTGTAGGTTTTTGGTCTATGATTACCAGTATCATTATTACTGACATTTCTTGGTTGGAATAATCCATCAGCAATAGAACCAGATCCACCAATATTGGCAAATTGATCAACAGGAATTTGTCCCGAAGCAACCGCTGGTGCAACAATAATgacaataaataatatcaacacggcaaaatataaaacacAATATTTTCTCACCATTCTCTTTCTTAATCTGGCTTGTTTCAAAGAATAAATTGGTGGTCTAATTAATCTTGATGGTTTCAACCAGAATAACATCATTGAATGCCATCTATCAACTAATggaataaacaaaaatggTAATTGAcagaataaaataatatgtGCCAAAACGAAATCACCAGCAAATTCCGAcatttcaatgattttagCAACAAATTCACGAGATGGTTGAGTAAAAGCCATCCATCCCATACCAGTATTATACCATTTACCAGTCCAGAAAGCAGTATTGGCTTTATCATTCTTAAATTCTCTAGTCAAGAAACATAATGTCAAAAActtgaataataatctttGAACATAAATCATGGTGGCAATACCCAACATTAATCTGgcaaaattgaaacctTCAGTGACCCACataacaataaagaaaataatatgAACAATGACGGCAACACCATGGGCAACACCAGCAATAACAGCACCAGTCTTTTTACAACATAATCCTAACATTGGACCAGCACAACATGCCATGGCAAGACAAACACCTAAGCATCCCATATCAATAACAACTGGAGCTAAAGCACAAATAATAAGTCTCAAAGTAGAATTAACTGGTTGTGGATCAGTAGATCCATTGATTTCATATGGATAACTAGTAACCCCAGTTTGAGCATTAATAAAAGTATAAGCAACATAAAGACCAGCAGTATAAATCAATGTTGGTAAGAAATCAGCAAACAAAACATTGGATCTATGAGCTCTTGAAGCATCACCAGCAGCTTTTTCAGAAACATCACCAGTCAACTTACGTTTGAAACCAGTGATACGTGATCTAGAAAGTCTAACATAACCAATCCATGAGTTTCTGTGCCATTTAGTGTTACCTCTAGATAACCATCTAATGAAATCTCTGTAATCAAGGAAAAAGTCTTCCCAAGCAAATTGATGAggattgaaaatgaatggGGAGAACATTAAAGCCGATAATGAAGCCCAGAACCATAATAATGGTGCTTGCCAATGAGAAACTGtaccaaataataaaatcaacatcaatcTTGCTCCCATATAAATGGATGAATCAGCAAAACGTGAATACAAGATTGAAAATGGAATTCTTGAAGTGGCAAAACCTCTACCAGTGGAAATATATCTAGCACCACCAACGGTCAAATCAGTGAAAACCGATGATGAATAAATTTGGGCAACGAAAACTTCGAAAAATGGTGACATGGAAATAAAATGTCTAACAAATCTTTGGAACGCTTTCCATACCCCtctttcaatcaattcttgtaCAACCAATGGAATGAAAGaaatgaagaaaacaatgaaaataGACAAAGTATAACGTCTAATCCAATCAACGGCAGGAGCAATATTGTAACAACCAAATGGATACAAAACATCAGTAACTGGGACATCTTTGTTGTAAGAACACATGATAGCTTCATGAGCTAATGAATTCAAGTTAGCCAACACCAAAATAAACACTTGTAAAgacaattgaataaacaaGTTATTAATATGGAAACCTGGATGACCATAGTAAAATGACAAAAATCTATCCAATGGAAGTTGAGTACCCAAATAGAAATATTCTCTTGAAAGCATTTGTTCTCCCATACCAGCACCAATCTTGGTGGtgaaattcaaaatggATCCAAAACCTAAATCTCTACCTTTACCACATTGATAATATTCACAATGCTTGATTTTACCACCTCTCATCATGGCATTCATACCAGCATAAATATCTTCATTCAAATGTAAACCCTTTTGTGCTTTAGAAACACCACCTCTAGTTAACATAAATGTAGCATTCAAAAAATCCGGATGACCATAATGCAATTTACCTCCAATTTGTGCCAAAGTTCTTGCAAACAATGTACCAAAAGTTTGTTCTTTACCAGCAGCAACATCACCCAAAACACCAGAATTTTCTGAGAAAATATATTCTCTAGCACCCAAAAATGCCACTGGATCCTTCTTGGTGTTATTATCTTcagatttcaaatttggtGCATATGGATTAACATGTTCAACAttcatttcttcaaattcagCCAAAACTGATCTAATCTTCAAACATTCTTCCAAATAATTATCTTGATTAgcatcaatcaattgaatatattcaCCTCTATGGAAAATAACCGcatgattttgattatcAGATTTACCATCACCCAAAATTGGATTACCAGACAATTGAACTCTGAATTTAGGACGACGTCTACCATTTTCTAACATTTCACAATGACCATCAATCAAGGCAGAGTATACTCTTGGTTCCTCGTCCTCATTCAAAGCCGGTTCTTCATCCAAGTAAGCAATTTGCAAATCAGGGTAAGCACGCAATAAGAACTCAGCATTTTCcatttcatcatctttgAATTTAGACAATCTTTGCATAGAAACCAAAAATCTAAACTTTCTTCTGGCCATTCTTTCTAAAGCTAATTCTAATCCTTCAGGATCACCACCGAAATATTGAACCAATTCTGGGTTTTCCACTCTGTATAACAATTTAATGGCTCTGGCATAATTCATAAACCCAGATACAGTTCTGTACAAAGTTTGGGATCTCAATGAAGCCCAAATTCTTGTTCTTAAAGTATATTCAGGGGCGGCAGACTTGAAACCAATACAATAGAATGGTAAATCATCAATCTTGGATTTCAATCCATCTTCAGATAATTTTTCAGaatcatcaccattttCATAAGCAGCAGTTTCTTCAGCCAAAATCTTGGTGTCCTTAACAAAACAATCCCATTCAACTGGATgtaattgtttcaaatattcCAATAATGTCACTCTTGAGAATTGATCATCTTCTCTAATGATTTCTCTCAAAGATAACAAAATCTTTTCCGAATAATGAGGAGTGAAAACAGTAAAAGTTGGCATATTATCAACTGGTAATGGTTCTGGCATTGGTGTAGCCAAAGATTGAGcgaaaaatgaaattcttctttcagCTTCAGAATTTCTTGGGAAAAATTCCgtttcaaaattgttgtCATCTTGAGAAACAAAGAAAGTTGGAGCTCTCAAAGTTCTCTTACCTTCAATTTCAGATGGGACTTGATGATacaataatttttgaacGTGATCAATGGCTAACAAATGTTCTCTGTACATGGAAATAACAATGGCATTCCAAATTTGtgaaatcaaaactttaggtttatatttgatttccATTTCCGTGGTAGCTAAAATCTTGGAATAAATTCTCTTTGGCAATCTGGTGAAAATGTTTCTCCAAGGAGTCAAAATGGAAATACCCAAATAGAATGAACGACCAATGGAGAAGATACAGTTACAAATAATGTACCACATATAAGTATCCAAAAAgaacaataacaaatcaACAAGATACATCAACCCCAAGACAATCTTGGCTTGGTTTCTACAAACAATATCTTTGTACCAAACTTCACCAACACATCTCATTGTCATGGTCGACAAGTTTCTAATAGGATCTCTTAAAGACAATGTCAAGAAGAAATAAGATTCAACCAATTTGGCAAGGAAAACCAAAAACCATAACAAATAAGACATCCACATATCTAAACCTTTCAATTTAATGTAGTTGGCAGTAAATGTTTGTGATGCAATATATCTTCTTGATCTCTTGTTCATGTATGAAGTGAATAAACCACCCAATGGCATGACGGCAAAGAATACTAAAGTGGCCACAGCAATGAAAAATCCAACAATCGACACAGCATATGCCGATTTCGAATAAATCACCAATTTGGTAATTTGGAATGTATAAACTGGTGGAACCAAATTGAGTAAGAAAATTAACACCAAAAATAGCATACGACGACTCAAATGTTGAGCACCGGCCCATTCTCTAGGCACGAAAATCCATTCGAAAAGTGTGGcaagaatttgaataaatgaaGCAAGAACACCACCAATGGCACAAGCAGCCCATCTTGACGAAGCAAgtggttgttgatttatGGTTTGGACATAATGTTTAGTATACAAGGTTGGGGAGTTGTAAGCAGTGTACATCCAGTAGATGGTACCATGGATAATCCAGATTCTATTAAAATTGGTAACGAAATGCAACCAGGTTCTGATTTCCTTATAAGTTTTGAAGAAAACATTCTTCCATTCAACTTCACCTAATTTCAAGAAACGTTCTTCTTGAGGGATATCAACCAATCTGGTTCCATCttcaaaaataattctGGAAATACCTTCTGGGTaccaaaacaattgattgacATCATCATAACCAATGACCTTGTTGTGGTCTTTTTCACGCTTGACAAATCTTCCATCATAAATTTCATAAACTTGAGATCTGATGAATCTGTAAAGTGGAGTGATCACACGGTTCAAGTAATCACCTTCAGGCACTGGTTCTTGTCTTTGTTGACACAATGGagaatttaaataatcagTGGCAGATTTGTAAATGTAACACAAACATTCAGGAGTAAAACGAACTTGATTGGCTTCACCCcatatcaacaaataaagAGCAAGGTCTCTTACTCTTTCTTCTGGAGTCAAAGAGTTCATCTTGGCTTTCCATCTGATTTCAGCGGCTTCCAATGAATAATCACCTTCTAATTCATTAGCAAGAGCATCGACATCTTGACCATGTTCTTCAGCAGCTTTTCTAGCTTTTTTGGATTTCTTGGAAGCTTTTCTGGCTTTTCTACCAATTTTACCTAAAGTCATATTAGCAAAACCTAAGGAATCATCCAAATCTTGTTGTGAAGAAAAATACCATTTTCTATAATTGGCATTGTCACCACCAATATAATCAGCATGTAAACTCAACAAGGCCTGAGCTGGTGACATACGGGAAGATCTCGAGTCCAACAATGTCATAAAGTAATCAAACATGTTTCTCATAGAATCTCTTTGGaaaccaaatttattagtcaaatcaatgaaaatatcTTCGATGTGTTCAATCTTAATTGGAGCTTGAGGATCAGCAGACCAAGCTGGATATGGCAAGTTCGATGACATATTGAATTGAGTTGGATCGTAACCTTGACCTTGACCACCATAAATTGGTGTTGAAGCACCAGAAGATCTTGGATCACCACCATAACTCATTTGAGATGGGGTGTATTGAGTACCGTATTGATCATAACCAGGAGTTCCAGGAGTTTGACCACCATAACTAAAGTCAGAAAAGGCTTCTGGGTCAGCATTATAACCCTGGGCATTCATTGGTTGACCACCATAGTTGGCTTGGTCTTGATATCCATCCATGTCAtatggttgttgttgatattgagCATTTGGATCGTAATAATCTTGTTGGTGTGGTTGTTGACCCATATCATCATACTGTTGTTGGTAATACCCTTCTCCTCCTTGATGAGGTGGCATACCGCCCTGTTGATTAGGGTCgtaataatgattattattatcgtTATACGACAtctaatttgaaaaaaaagataagtTAGTATATCAGTTGGGTGTTGgtttttaatatttaaaaaaaaagaaggggggaaattaaaagaaaaaggaaaagttattattattttgaaaattgttgttattaaaTGTATTGTGTGTGTTGTGTGTATGTTTGTGTGctttttgttcaaaaaaaaaaacagcaaaatcaagaattaatttttcgtttgttgttgcaatgatgggaaattgaaataatagTATATGTGAAACGTAGTTGTGACAACTCAATTTGTAATCGAAATAAACTGATATCTCTTAAATTAATGGGAAACTGGGTTTCTATTGAGATCTGGAAATGTGAATCTGACCCTATAATAAAAACAGCAATCCAAATTATGTAAGATATTGCAAACTTTTTccttttaaaaaaattgtacCTGAAATCGTATGAgatcaaacaaaaaaaaaattttgctCGAGATTTGTGAGTAGTAGGAGGATTTCTtaaacaccaagaagttagatTGATTATATATGAATGCTAGATtctttgataaattgataaatacAGGAAATACTGTTTGTTTTAAATGGATATCTTTTGGActtatttcaaattgggTAATCAAATGCCTTAAAACTGAAGATAGCAAATGTAAaaattgcttttttttcgtttctTTTACCAACTCACACGCACacacaatttttttttgctaaTTTTAGAATTCTCTTTAAAATCttaaaaaaacaacttgAGGAAACCTGTCTTTATCTAAATGTTTGATAATTCTATCAAGTATTCCAAAGTATGAAGTATGAAATGATGTTGATACGATTGTAGTAATTCAAAACTGATGTTGTAGTTTTTTTGAACTGAACAAAACACCAAGATCTGTGAATCGAGGCTATGTTTTAAAAGTATGGTTATGATGCACACTACCATAATATACCACGAATCTCGtcttgtattttttttggcgACTCTCTTTCGATGGATGTCTTTATACAATCTCACAACATTTGACATACAATAAAACAAGATCTCGAGCTGTTGTGCTGTtggataaattgattatggATTGGTGATATATTTACTTTCCTTATTCAAATGCTCACATTATGGAAacttcaaaataataactttttctttttctttctaaaAGAGTTGGATTTTAACAAATAAACGTTACATACCTTTTTTTATGTTCTTTTCAAACCTCTTGTAATTGAATAAAGCGAATGAAAGGTGATAAtacttttaaaaaaagatgatCAATGGGAGGGTAATAGGTTAATGAATATTGTAGATGTTTGGGATAACGATTTGATTATAAGAATagaaaggaagaagaagaaaaagaagttataaaagatttggaaaaaaaaaaaataaaaaaaaaagaagaatcaaagtcaaatcaaaaagggAACCTTCGTGAAAGGGAAAAAGGGAAATCAAGATTCCATACAATCaaaatccaaattcaaattacaTATAATATGAAACAGAACTAAATAGAAACTCATTAAAAGTAACACAAATATATCTTGCAtctaaaaaatttatagGAGGAGCAACTTAAGCCTAAACTGTTatgcaaaaaaagaaaaatccaACCAACAGATGGTTCCATAAAataactactactaccaaCTAACTAACTGAAATTGTAGACAGAGAGACGATatatagaaaaaaaaaaattacatgCTGAGATTATTTGTATGGTGTTGGGTGCGTGCAAAAAtgttagaaaaaaaataaatctaaaacaaaaaaaaaagaaacgaGAGTGTGTAAATTGGCttagaattgattttgtaacCACAGCTGAATTTCCCAATATGAACTTAATTTGTAAAATATAACTAAAATTTACAGTTTGACCCTTGCCCTCCTTTCCTTTGGATTGCAATTTCTTCGTGTGTGTCTAAGCACCCAGGGCCACGACGACGCATCCACATCCTCCCACCACAACTAAAAAACTATGGCTACATcgaaaaataatatttttgatttttgatttttctcGCGACCGtgttaatgaatttgttttttcagCCGACTGCCGACTAGTATgaaaaagcaaaagaaaactaAGCAAGAagtattatttgtttttcattcGGATGCTTGTAATTGCCTTTCTATTTGCTGGGTATATGACCCATCATATCTACTGccattgattgaatttgtaTCCTGTTCAACTTGTTTTATGGTTGTGAATAAACAGAATTCAGCTCTTTATTCATTCGCGCTAAGTCGTGTCATATTTCGCGAATCCTTTTGCACGGTACCTTAAAATCTATTTTAGTTTTCTTGTCGAACCGTGTCGTCGTggtataaatttttttttttctttctctcaCTCTctcagaaaaaaaaataaggcGTGTAGGCGGTTGTGTCGGGTGTTATCAGTACATTTTTTATGCAACAAATGTTatacaatttcttttttttttctcttctgCTTTACAAGTTTTCCTTGACATGTATTTCTAAAAATTAGGCAAGAACAACGTTTAAGAAAACATTAACAACAGCTACAGAGAAGAATGATGTTGGTGATTTTGAGTAGAATGTAAGGAGTAAGAACACAATCGGTATCTGAAAAGTTCGTTCTTATACACTAAAACTGGTCTCtgtttatcaatttatttcGGGGATCTTTACATGGCAACGACATACTTAGTTACTTACTTCGTGGGCAATGGTTAGTTAAATGGAACGCgtacaaaatcaaaaaaaaaaaaattgaaaaaaagttCACGGgtaaatttattgatttagtGTCGTCCAACGGGCGGATCAAAATCACAATCCCTCCCTCCCCCTATTCATGTCAATTTGTTCGTTCGCTGCCTAACTGGGTCCCCCTGGACTACAAAGTTCCATGATATTTAATTCCTTACATTCCTTTTTGCTTTaacattcaattcaattccaaCCTGTAAATTTCTTGACAATGtccattgaaaaaataaaaaggaaaGTGCTGTTCCAATTTCAGAATCTATTAATAgcaatcaataaaataaaaaatatttgtattGGTGCACGTAAAAATAGAAAACCATATTTAAGAATGATGCTggttaaaaaataaatttggcAAGTGGGCAGTGGCAGTGATAGTGATAGTgataatggtggtggtggcggtgATGATGCATAAATTAATATGTATCTGTGCGCTGTTATTTTAGTTGGCATGACATTATAATTGTTTGATTGGTCAGGGCGTTTTACTTAGTCGTGTGAAAGAGCAAAATATGTTTTGtgtaaatttgtttttggttGCCTTGACAACgaataaattttttcctGAAAGCAGAAAATCCGAAATTGcttttatattttcttcGGACCACAACAAAAGTGGATCTGTTGGCGGTGGGCGGCGGCGGCGATGTTATATTGGACAAAGAAGTTAGAAAAGTGGATTTCCACTTCCAAAACTATGCCTTGCTTCTTCGTAGCCTTGTTGGTCTGTCTCTTGTTATTTTGCTCGATTATATCAATTACACATCCAAATGACGTGATTAGTGAACGTTTGAGACAAGTATTTAGTCCGTAGTTTCAGATTTGCTAGTAATTATCAGACTAAGGTACTTTTCTAAGTTGAAGGCATTGGTTAGTGAGATAAATGATATTGTGATTGCCGCTATGTCAAAAAAGTTTGATCTatctttattgtttttatctt
This genomic stretch from Candida albicans SC5314 chromosome 1, complete sequence harbors:
- a CDS encoding uncharacterized protein (Ortholog(s) have COPI-coated vesicle, Golgi apparatus localization) → MSILRGHKLPKSSKILLGLLTGISILLLVLKYQQFQSLQSSSEEIKLHDVKISFIQLIPRSTIYNPWVLILSIFAEISIISFIFSFVVLYIGSKFAERFWGNYLEVIKFVIIVGSITNLITVIIAIISNIIRQDGKNMDQPLGGGISYYFGFLVVCKQLIPEHNIVLFQGLINFRVKHVPFALIIFLSLWSIIISQSLYPAIPSIGSFFVSYFYLRFFQSLNTEPTLPIATTTTSTTTTNSGNNGSSIDMQNSSIMIGDASDTFQLIDFFPQVTRPILTPIFQHGYDISVFLGIITPFNDEIVEQSNLRAQKRQEQTNQTQKNVAKSVAERRRQVALQVIEDRINKETAANGAVTNQ
- the GSC1 gene encoding 1,3-beta-glucan synthase (Essential beta-1,3-glucan synthase subunit; gsc1 allele determines resistance/sensitivity to echinocandins; 16 predicted membrane-spanning regions; mRNA abundance declines after yeast-to-hypha transition; Spider biofilm induced), encoding MSYNDNNNHYYDPNQQGGMPPHQGGEGYYQQQYDDMGQQPHQQDYYDPNAQYQQQPYDMDGYQDQANYGGQPMNAQGYNADPEAFSDFSYGGQTPGTPGYDQYGTQYTPSQMSYGGDPRSSGASTPIYGGQGQGYDPTQFNMSSNLPYPAWSADPQAPIKIEHIEDIFIDLTNKFGFQRDSMRNMFDYFMTLLDSRSSRMSPAQALLSLHADYIGGDNANYRKWYFSSQQDLDDSLGFANMTLGKIGRKARKASKKSKKARKAAEEHGQDVDALANELEGDYSLEAAEIRWKAKMNSLTPEERVRDLALYLLIWGEANQVRFTPECLCYIYKSATDYLNSPLCQQRQEPVPEGDYLNRVITPLYRFIRSQVYEIYDGRFVKREKDHNKVIGYDDVNQLFWYPEGISRIIFEDGTRLVDIPQEERFLKLGEVEWKNVFFKTYKEIRTWLHFVTNFNRIWIIHGTIYWMYTAYNSPTLYTKHYVQTINQQPLASSRWAACAIGGVLASFIQILATLFEWIFVPREWAGAQHLSRRMLFLVLIFLLNLVPPVYTFQITKLVIYSKSAYAVSIVGFFIAVATLVFFAVMPLGGLFTSYMNKRSRRYIASQTFTANYIKLKGLDMWMSYLLWFLVFLAKLVESYFFLTLSLRDPIRNLSTMTMRCVGEVWYKDIVCRNQAKIVLGLMYLVDLLLFFLDTYMWYIICNCIFSIGRSFYLGISILTPWRNIFTRLPKRIYSKILATTEMEIKYKPKVLISQIWNAIVISMYREHLLAIDHVQKLLYHQVPSEIEGKRTLRAPTFFVSQDDNNFETEFFPRNSEAERRISFFAQSLATPMPEPLPVDNMPTFTVFTPHYSEKILLSLREIIREDDQFSRVTLLEYLKQLHPVEWDCFVKDTKILAEETAAYENGDDSEKLSEDGLKSKIDDLPFYCIGFKSAAPEYTLRTRIWASLRSQTLYRTVSGFMNYARAIKLLYRVENPELVQYFGGDPEGLELALERMARRKFRFLVSMQRLSKFKDDEMENAEFLLRAYPDLQIAYLDEEPALNEDEEPRVYSALIDGHCEMLENGRRRPKFRVQLSGNPILGDGKSDNQNHAVIFHRGEYIQLIDANQDNYLEECLKIRSVLAEFEEMNVEHVNPYAPNLKSEDNNTKKDPVAFLGAREYIFSENSGVLGDVAAGKEQTFGTLFARTLAQIGGKLHYGHPDFLNATFMLTRGGVSKAQKGLHLNEDIYAGMNAMMRGGKIKHCEYYQCGKGRDLGFGSILNFTTKIGAGMGEQMLSREYFYLGTQLPLDRFLSFYYGHPGFHINNLFIQLSLQVFILVLANLNSLAHEAIMCSYNKDVPVTDVLYPFGCYNIAPAVDWIRRYTLSIFIVFFISFIPLVVQELIERGVWKAFQRFVRHFISMSPFFEVFVAQIYSSSVFTDLTVGGARYISTGRGFATSRIPFSILYSRFADSSIYMGARLMLILLFGTVSHWQAPLLWFWASLSALMFSPFIFNPHQFAWEDFFLDYRDFIRWLSRGNTKWHRNSWIGYVRLSRSRITGFKRKLTGDVSEKAAGDASRAHRSNVLFADFLPTLIYTAGLYVAYTFINAQTGVTSYPYEINGSTDPQPVNSTLRLIICALAPVVIDMGCLGVCLAMACCAGPMLGLCCKKTGAVIAGVAHGVAVIVHIIFFIVMWVTEGFNFARLMLGIATMIYVQRLLFKFLTLCFLTREFKNDKANTAFWTGKWYNTGMGWMAFTQPSREFVAKIIEMSEFAGDFVLAHIILFCQLPFLFIPLVDRWHSMMLFWLKPSRLIRPPIYSLKQARLRKRMVRKYCVLYFAVLILFIVIIVAPAVASGQIPVDQFANIGGSGSIADGLFQPRNVSNNDTGNHRPKTYTWSYLSTRFTGTTTPYSTNPFRV